Proteins found in one Sphingobium sp. V4 genomic segment:
- the mraY gene encoding phospho-N-acetylmuramoyl-pentapeptide-transferase — protein sequence MLYWLAETLDFAGVFNLIRYLSFRAGAAIATALILGLLIGPRFIGWLRVRQGKGQPIRSDGPQSHLAKRGTPTMGGLMILTSMVISVLLWMDLSSTYVWACLFVTLGFGAIGFLDDYDKVTKASHKGLSAKMRLAFEFLIAGIAAWMIVNQHGNTALYVPFYNGPAIELGPFYFCFAAFVIVAFGNAVNLTDGLDGLATMPVIIACMAFMAIVYLVGRADFAQYLGIPHVPGAGNLTILCGAIIGSGLAFLWFNAPPAAVFMGDTGSLALGGTIGVIAVTAHHEIVLGIIGGLFVVEAMSVIIQVFFYKRTGRRVFKMAPIHHHFEQLGWAEPTVVIRFWIIAFVLALAGLATLKLR from the coding sequence ATGCTCTACTGGCTGGCCGAAACCCTTGATTTCGCTGGGGTCTTCAACCTTATCCGCTATCTGTCCTTCCGCGCGGGCGCAGCGATCGCGACCGCGCTGATCCTCGGCCTGCTGATCGGCCCCCGGTTCATCGGCTGGCTGCGGGTGCGCCAGGGCAAGGGGCAACCGATCCGCAGCGACGGTCCGCAGAGCCATCTGGCCAAGCGCGGCACGCCCACCATGGGGGGGCTGATGATCCTGACCTCGATGGTGATCTCCGTGCTGCTGTGGATGGACCTCAGCTCCACCTATGTCTGGGCCTGCCTGTTCGTGACGCTGGGTTTCGGCGCGATCGGCTTCCTCGACGACTATGACAAGGTGACGAAGGCCAGCCACAAGGGGCTGTCGGCCAAGATGCGGCTCGCCTTCGAATTCCTGATTGCCGGCATCGCCGCCTGGATGATCGTCAACCAGCATGGCAATACCGCGCTCTACGTGCCCTTCTACAATGGCCCCGCGATCGAACTTGGGCCTTTCTATTTCTGCTTCGCCGCCTTCGTCATCGTCGCGTTCGGCAATGCGGTGAACCTGACCGACGGCCTCGACGGTCTCGCCACCATGCCGGTCATCATCGCCTGCATGGCCTTCATGGCGATCGTCTATCTGGTCGGCCGCGCCGACTTCGCCCAATATCTGGGTATCCCCCATGTGCCTGGCGCGGGCAACCTGACGATCCTGTGCGGCGCGATCATCGGTTCGGGCCTCGCCTTTCTCTGGTTCAACGCGCCGCCCGCCGCCGTGTTCATGGGCGACACCGGCAGCCTGGCGCTGGGCGGGACGATCGGCGTGATTGCCGTCACCGCGCATCACGAGATCGTGCTGGGCATTATCGGCGGCCTCTTCGTGGTGGAGGCGATGAGCGTCATCATCCAGGTCTTCTTCTACAAGCGGACCGGCCGCCGTGTGTTCAAGATGGCCCCGATCCACCATCATTTCGAACAGCTGGGCTGGGCCGAGCCGACCGTGGTGATCCGTTTCTGGATCATCGCCTTCGTCCTGGCGCTCGCCGGGCTCGCCACCCTGAAGCTGAGGTAA